A section of the Streptomyces sp. SLBN-118 genome encodes:
- the metH gene encoding methionine synthase, translating to MASLPTPSADSRTRIDALREALATRVVVADGAMGTMLQAQDPTLEDFENLEGCNEILNVTRPDIVRSVHSAYFEVGVDCVETNTFGANFAALGEYDIPERVFELSESGARIAREVADEFTVSTGQQRWVLGSMGPGTKLPTLGHAPYPKLRDAYQQNAEGMIAGGADALLVETTQDLLQTKAAVLGARRALEATGTNLPLICSVTVETTGTMLLGSEIGAALTALEPLGIDMIGLNCATGPAEMSEHLRYLARHSRIPLSCMPNAGLPVLGKNGAHYPLSAGELADAQETFVREYGLSLVGGCCGTTPEHLRQVVERVRDLEPTERVPHPEPGAASLYQTVPFRQDTSFMAIGERTNANGSKKFREAMLEGRWDDCVEMARDQIREGAHMLDLCVDYVGRDGVADMEELAGRFATASTLPIVLDSTEVDVLRAGLEKLGGRAVINSVNYEDGDGPESRFVKVTRLAVEHGAALIALTIDEEGQARTVENKVAIAERIIDDLTGNWGVHESDILIDTLTFTICTGQEESRKDGIATIEAIRELKRRRPDVQTTLGLSNISFGLNPAARVVLNSVFLDECVKAGLDSAIVHASKILPIARLEEDQVKAALDLIYDRRSEGYDPLQKLMELFEGVNMKSMKAGKAEELLALPLDERLKRRIIDGEKNGLEADLDEALQTRPALDIVNETLLDGMKVVGELFGSGQMQLPFVLQSAEVMKNAVAYLEPHMEKSDAEGKGTIVLATVRGDVHDIGKNLVDIILSNNGYNVVNLGIKQPVSAILEAAEEHRADVIGMSGLLVKSTVIMKENLEELNQRKMAADYPVILGGAALTRAYVEQDLHEIYQGEVRYARDAFEGLRLMDALIAVKRGVPGAVLPELKQRRVRTTTNAVVDERPEEGAVRSDVAIDNRVPEPPFWGTRVIKGIQLKEYASWLDEGALFKGQWGLKQARVGDGPTYEELVDTEGRPRLRGWLDQLHTRNLLEAAVVYGYFPCVSKGDDLILLNEDGSERTRFSFPRQRRGRRLCLADFFRPEESGERDVVGLQVVTVGSKIGEATAELFESDSYRDYLELHGLSVQLAEALAEYWHARVRAELGFGGEDPADVEDMFALKYRGARFSLGYGACPDLEDRAKIAELLQPQRIGVQLSEEFQLHPEQSTDAIVIHHPEAKYFNAR from the coding sequence ATGGCCTCGCTGCCGACCCCTTCCGCTGACAGCCGGACCCGAATCGACGCCCTACGCGAAGCGCTCGCCACCCGAGTGGTCGTGGCCGACGGGGCGATGGGCACGATGCTCCAGGCCCAGGACCCGACGCTCGAGGATTTCGAGAACCTCGAAGGCTGCAACGAAATCCTGAACGTGACACGCCCGGACATCGTCCGGTCCGTCCATTCGGCCTATTTCGAGGTCGGCGTCGACTGTGTCGAGACGAACACCTTCGGCGCGAACTTCGCGGCCCTCGGTGAGTACGACATCCCCGAGCGGGTTTTCGAGCTCTCCGAGTCCGGAGCGCGGATCGCGCGCGAGGTCGCCGACGAGTTCACGGTGTCGACCGGACAGCAGCGCTGGGTACTGGGCTCCATGGGACCGGGCACCAAGCTGCCGACGCTTGGACACGCCCCGTATCCGAAGCTGCGCGACGCCTACCAGCAGAACGCCGAAGGCATGATCGCGGGAGGCGCCGACGCCCTCCTGGTGGAGACGACCCAGGACCTGCTCCAGACCAAGGCCGCCGTTCTGGGCGCACGGCGCGCCCTGGAGGCCACCGGCACCAACCTCCCCCTCATCTGCTCCGTGACGGTCGAGACGACCGGAACGATGCTGCTCGGCTCGGAGATCGGCGCGGCCCTGACCGCGCTGGAGCCGCTGGGCATCGACATGATCGGCCTGAACTGCGCCACCGGCCCGGCCGAGATGAGCGAGCACCTGCGCTACCTCGCCCGGCACTCCCGCATCCCGCTGTCCTGCATGCCGAACGCGGGCCTGCCGGTGCTCGGCAAGAACGGCGCGCACTACCCCCTGTCGGCGGGCGAGTTGGCCGACGCGCAGGAGACCTTCGTACGTGAATACGGCCTCTCCCTGGTTGGCGGCTGCTGCGGTACGACCCCCGAGCATCTGCGCCAGGTCGTCGAGCGCGTACGCGATCTCGAGCCCACCGAGCGCGTGCCGCACCCCGAGCCGGGCGCCGCGTCCCTCTACCAGACCGTGCCGTTCCGTCAGGACACCTCGTTCATGGCCATCGGCGAGCGGACGAACGCCAACGGGTCCAAGAAGTTCCGCGAGGCCATGCTGGAGGGCCGCTGGGACGACTGCGTGGAGATGGCCAGGGACCAGATCCGCGAGGGCGCGCACATGCTCGACCTCTGCGTCGACTACGTAGGCCGGGACGGCGTCGCCGACATGGAGGAACTGGCCGGCCGTTTCGCCACGGCGTCGACGCTCCCCATCGTGCTTGACTCCACCGAAGTCGACGTCCTTCGGGCCGGGTTGGAGAAGCTGGGTGGCCGCGCGGTCATCAACTCCGTCAACTACGAAGACGGTGACGGTCCCGAATCGCGCTTTGTGAAGGTCACCAGGCTCGCGGTCGAGCACGGCGCCGCGCTCATCGCGCTCACCATCGACGAAGAGGGCCAGGCCCGTACGGTCGAGAACAAGGTCGCCATCGCCGAGCGGATCATCGACGATCTGACCGGCAACTGGGGCGTGCACGAGTCCGACATCCTCATCGACACACTGACCTTCACGATCTGCACCGGCCAGGAGGAGTCCCGCAAGGACGGCATCGCCACCATCGAGGCGATCCGTGAACTCAAGCGCCGCCGCCCCGATGTGCAGACCACGCTGGGCCTGTCGAACATCTCCTTCGGCCTCAACCCGGCCGCCCGGGTCGTCCTCAACTCCGTGTTCCTCGACGAGTGCGTCAAGGCCGGTCTCGACTCGGCCATCGTGCACGCATCCAAGATCCTCCCCATCGCGCGCCTCGAGGAGGATCAGGTCAAGGCCGCCCTGGACCTGATCTACGACCGCCGCAGCGAGGGCTACGACCCGCTGCAGAAGCTCATGGAGCTCTTCGAGGGCGTCAACATGAAGTCGATGAAGGCGGGCAAGGCCGAGGAACTCCTCGCCCTGCCGCTGGACGAGCGCCTGAAGCGCCGGATCATCGACGGGGAGAAGAACGGCCTGGAGGCCGACCTCGACGAGGCGCTCCAGACCCGTCCCGCACTCGACATCGTCAACGAGACCCTGCTGGACGGCATGAAGGTCGTCGGTGAGCTCTTCGGCTCCGGCCAGATGCAGCTGCCGTTCGTCCTGCAGTCCGCCGAGGTCATGAAGAACGCGGTTGCCTATCTCGAACCGCACATGGAGAAGTCCGACGCGGAGGGCAAGGGCACCATCGTCCTCGCGACCGTCCGCGGCGACGTCCACGACATCGGCAAGAACCTCGTCGACATCATCCTCTCCAACAACGGCTACAACGTCGTCAACCTGGGCATCAAGCAGCCAGTCTCGGCGATCCTGGAGGCGGCCGAGGAACACCGCGCCGATGTGATCGGCATGTCCGGCCTGCTGGTGAAGTCCACGGTGATCATGAAGGAGAACCTGGAGGAACTGAACCAGCGCAAGATGGCCGCCGACTATCCGGTCATCCTCGGTGGAGCGGCTCTGACCAGGGCGTATGTCGAGCAGGATCTGCACGAGATCTACCAGGGCGAGGTCCGCTACGCGCGCGACGCCTTCGAGGGCCTGCGCCTGATGGATGCGCTGATCGCCGTCAAGCGCGGCGTCCCCGGGGCGGTCCTGCCCGAGCTCAAGCAGCGCCGGGTCCGCACCACCACGAACGCCGTGGTCGACGAGCGCCCCGAAGAGGGTGCCGTGCGCTCCGACGTCGCCATTGACAACCGGGTGCCCGAGCCGCCGTTCTGGGGTACGAGGGTGATCAAGGGCATCCAGCTCAAGGAGTACGCGTCCTGGCTGGACGAGGGCGCGTTGTTCAAGGGCCAGTGGGGCCTCAAGCAGGCACGCGTCGGTGACGGACCGACGTACGAGGAGCTCGTCGACACCGAGGGGCGGCCGCGGCTGCGGGGCTGGCTGGACCAGCTGCACACCCGGAACCTGCTGGAGGCGGCCGTCGTCTACGGCTACTTCCCCTGCGTGTCCAAGGGCGACGACCTGATCCTGCTGAACGAGGACGGCTCCGAGCGCACCCGCTTCTCCTTCCCCCGCCAGCGCCGCGGCCGTCGCCTGTGCCTCGCCGACTTCTTCCGCCCCGAAGAGTCCGGTGAGCGGGACGTCGTCGGGCTTCAGGTCGTCACCGTCGGCTCGAAGATCGGTGAGGCCACGGCAGAGCTTTTCGAGTCGGACTCGTACCGCGACTACCTCGAACTGCACGGCCTGTCTGTGCAGTTGGCGGAGGCGCTGGCCGAGTACTGGCACGCCCGCGTGCGCGCCGAGCTCGGTTTCGGTGGCGAGGACCCGGCCGATGTGGAGGACATGTTCGCCCTGAAATACCGGGGTGCGCGCTTCTCGCTCGGCTACGGAGCGTGTCCGGACCTGGAGGACAGGGCGAAGATCGCCGAGCTGCTGCAGCCCCAGCGGATCGGCGTCCAGCTTTCGGAGGAGTTCCAGCTCCACCCCGAGCAGTCCACCGACGCGATCGTGATCCACCACCCCGAGGCGAAGTACTTCAACGCACGCTGA
- a CDS encoding HAD family phosphatase encodes MTSTVPASLTRSAEGSALQAVFLDMDGTLVDTEGFWWDVEVEVFADLGHDLDETWRDVVVGGPMTRSAGYLIEATGADITLAELTVLLNDRFEDRIGRGVPMMPGAERLLAELARHNVPTALVSASHRRIIDRILASLGPQYFALSVAGDEVLRTKPHPDPYLLAARGLRAEPARCAVIEDTATGVASAEAAGCRVVAVPSVHPIAPAGGRLVVRSLEEVDLGFLRTLITSMN; translated from the coding sequence ATGACCAGTACGGTCCCCGCGTCCCTGACCCGTTCGGCGGAGGGCTCTGCCCTTCAGGCCGTGTTTCTCGACATGGACGGCACCCTCGTGGACACCGAAGGCTTCTGGTGGGACGTGGAGGTGGAGGTCTTCGCGGACCTCGGCCACGATCTCGACGAGACATGGCGGGACGTGGTGGTCGGCGGCCCCATGACACGCAGTGCCGGATACCTCATCGAGGCGACCGGCGCGGACATCACGCTCGCCGAACTGACGGTGCTGCTCAATGACCGATTCGAGGACCGGATCGGGCGCGGTGTGCCCATGATGCCGGGCGCCGAGCGGCTGCTCGCCGAGCTGGCCAGGCACAATGTGCCCACCGCGCTGGTCTCCGCCTCCCACCGCCGCATCATCGACCGCATCCTCGCCTCGCTCGGCCCGCAGTACTTCGCCCTGTCGGTGGCGGGCGACGAGGTGTTGCGTACGAAGCCGCACCCCGACCCCTACCTGCTGGCCGCGCGGGGGCTGCGGGCCGAGCCCGCCAGATGCGCGGTCATCGAGGACACCGCCACCGGCGTCGCGTCCGCCGAGGCCGCGGGCTGCCGGGTGGTGGCCGTGCCGTCCGTGCACCCGATCGCGCCTGCCGGCGGGCGACTGGTCGTACGGTCGCTCGAAGAAGTGGACCTTGGTTTCCTGCGGACGCTCATCACGTCAATGAACTGA
- a CDS encoding IclR family transcriptional regulator, with protein sequence MAKNIQSLERAAAMLRLLAGGERRLGLSDIASSLDLAKGTAHGILRTLQAEGFVEQDPASGRYQLGAELLRLGNSYLDVHELRARALVWTDDLARSSGESVHLGVLHQHGVLIVHHVFRPDDSRQVLEVGAMQPLHSTALGKVLSAYDPVAHTEALEVERKAFTPRTVTGLAEFELVLDHTRARGWAADVEETWEGVASVAAPIHDRRRMPVGAVAITGAVERVCEGSELRSELVAAVRDCARAVSRDLGAGRF encoded by the coding sequence ATGGCGAAGAACATCCAGTCACTCGAGCGGGCAGCCGCCATGCTGCGACTGCTCGCGGGCGGGGAACGTCGGCTCGGCCTGTCCGACATCGCGTCCTCGCTGGACCTGGCCAAGGGCACAGCCCATGGCATTCTGCGCACACTCCAGGCCGAGGGCTTCGTCGAACAGGACCCCGCATCGGGCCGCTACCAGCTGGGGGCCGAACTCCTCCGGCTCGGCAACAGCTATCTGGACGTCCACGAGCTGCGCGCCCGCGCCCTGGTCTGGACGGACGACCTGGCCCGCTCCAGCGGCGAGAGCGTCCATCTCGGGGTGCTGCACCAGCACGGCGTCCTCATCGTCCACCATGTCTTCCGGCCCGACGACAGCCGCCAGGTCCTGGAGGTGGGAGCCATGCAGCCCCTGCACTCCACGGCACTGGGCAAGGTGCTCTCCGCCTACGACCCCGTGGCACACACCGAAGCGCTCGAAGTGGAGCGCAAGGCCTTCACTCCGCGGACCGTGACGGGCCTCGCCGAGTTCGAGCTGGTCCTCGACCACACCCGCGCCCGGGGCTGGGCGGCCGACGTGGAGGAGACCTGGGAAGGCGTCGCCTCGGTGGCCGCTCCCATCCACGACCGGCGCCGGATGCCGGTCGGGGCGGTGGCCATCACGGGCGCCGTCGAGCGGGTGTGTGAGGGCTCCGAGCTCCGGTCCGAGCTGGTCGCCGCGGTGCGGGACTGTGCCCGCGCGGTTTCCCGTGATCTTGGTGCCGGGCGCTTCTGA
- the glpK gene encoding glycerol kinase GlpK codes for MTDAHTTGPFIAAIDQGTTSSRCIVFDTDGRIVSVDQKEHEQIFPKPGWVEHNAAEIWTNVQEVVDSAVAKAGITAADVKAIGITNQRETTVLWDKNTGEPVHNALVWQDTRTDALCKELGRNVGQDRFRRETGLPLASYFAGPKIRWLLDNVEGLRERAERGEILFGTMDSWVIWNLTGGVDGGHHVTDVTNASRTMLMNLQTLDWDEKILRSMDVPAAVLPEIRSSAEVYGVAKSGSLAGVPVASALGDQQAALFGQTCFSEGEAKSTYGTGTFMLMNTGHEPVNSYNGLLTTVGYRIGDQPPVYALEGSIAVTGSLVQWMRDQMGLISTAAEIETLALSVEDNGGAYFVPAFSGLFAPYWRDDARGVIAGLTRYVTKAHIARAVLEATAWQTREISDAMTKDSGVELTALKVDGGMTSNNLLMQTLSDFLDAPVVRPMVAETTCLGAAYAAGLAVGYWPDTDALRANWRRAAEWTPHMEADQRDREYKSWLKAVERTMGWLEDDADEE; via the coding sequence GTGACCGACGCACACACCACCGGCCCGTTCATCGCGGCCATCGACCAGGGCACCACCTCCAGCCGCTGCATCGTCTTCGACACCGACGGGCGCATCGTCTCCGTCGACCAGAAGGAGCACGAGCAGATCTTCCCGAAGCCGGGCTGGGTGGAGCACAACGCCGCCGAGATCTGGACCAACGTCCAGGAAGTTGTCGACAGCGCCGTCGCGAAGGCCGGCATCACCGCCGCCGACGTCAAGGCCATCGGCATCACCAACCAGCGCGAGACCACCGTTCTGTGGGACAAGAACACCGGCGAGCCGGTGCACAACGCTCTCGTCTGGCAGGACACCCGTACCGACGCGCTCTGCAAGGAGCTCGGCCGCAACGTCGGCCAGGACCGCTTCCGGCGCGAGACGGGCCTTCCCCTCGCCTCGTACTTCGCCGGACCGAAGATCCGCTGGCTGCTCGACAACGTCGAGGGCCTGCGCGAGCGCGCCGAGCGTGGCGAGATCCTCTTCGGGACGATGGACTCGTGGGTCATCTGGAACCTGACCGGCGGCGTCGACGGCGGCCACCACGTCACCGACGTCACCAACGCCTCGCGCACCATGCTGATGAACCTGCAGACCCTCGACTGGGACGAGAAGATCCTCCGGTCGATGGACGTCCCGGCCGCGGTGCTGCCGGAGATCCGTTCCTCCGCCGAGGTGTACGGAGTCGCCAAGAGCGGCTCGCTCGCCGGTGTGCCGGTCGCCTCGGCGCTCGGCGACCAGCAGGCGGCGCTGTTCGGCCAGACCTGCTTCTCCGAGGGCGAGGCCAAGTCCACCTACGGCACTGGCACCTTCATGCTGATGAACACCGGTCACGAGCCCGTCAACTCCTACAACGGCCTGCTGACGACGGTTGGTTACCGGATCGGCGACCAGCCTCCTGTGTACGCGCTGGAGGGCTCCATCGCCGTCACCGGTTCGCTGGTGCAGTGGATGCGCGACCAGATGGGCCTGATCAGCACTGCCGCGGAGATCGAGACACTCGCACTGAGCGTCGAGGACAACGGCGGCGCCTACTTCGTGCCGGCCTTCTCGGGCCTGTTCGCGCCGTACTGGCGTGACGACGCCCGCGGTGTGATCGCCGGTCTGACCCGCTATGTCACCAAGGCTCACATCGCGCGTGCCGTGCTCGAGGCCACGGCCTGGCAGACCCGCGAGATCAGTGACGCCATGACCAAGGACTCCGGCGTCGAGCTGACCGCGCTCAAGGTCGACGGCGGCATGACCTCCAACAACCTGCTGATGCAGACCCTCTCGGACTTCCTGGACGCACCGGTGGTGCGCCCGATGGTCGCCGAGACGACCTGCCTCGGCGCTGCCTACGCCGCCGGTCTGGCCGTCGGCTACTGGCCGGACACCGACGCGCTGCGTGCCAACTGGCGCCGTGCCGCCGAGTGGACCCCCCACATGGAAGCGGACCAAAGGGACCGCGAGTACAAGAGCTGGCTCAAGGCCGTCGAGCGGACCATGGGCTGGCTCGAAGACGACGCTGACGAGGAGTAA
- a CDS encoding response regulator transcription factor — MAIRVLLVDDQPLLRTGFRMILEAEQDIAVVGEAGDGLQALDQVRALQPDVVLMDIRMPRMDGVEATRQITGPGRDGPAKVLVLTTFDLDEYVVEALRAGASGFLLKDAPANELVQAIRVVAAGEAMLAPSITRRLLDKYADHLPSGEEPVPDTLHTLTEREVEVLKLVARGLSNAEIAADLFVSETTVKTHVGHVLTKLGLRDRVQAAVYAYESGLVRPGAQ, encoded by the coding sequence GTGGCTATCCGCGTCCTACTGGTCGACGACCAACCGCTGCTGCGCACCGGCTTCCGGATGATCCTGGAGGCGGAGCAGGACATCGCGGTGGTCGGCGAGGCCGGGGACGGTCTGCAGGCCCTCGACCAGGTGCGTGCGCTGCAGCCCGATGTTGTGCTGATGGACATCCGGATGCCCCGTATGGACGGCGTCGAGGCGACCCGTCAGATCACCGGCCCCGGGCGGGACGGCCCGGCGAAGGTGCTGGTTCTGACCACCTTCGACCTCGATGAGTACGTGGTGGAGGCGCTACGGGCCGGGGCGAGCGGCTTCCTGCTGAAGGACGCGCCCGCCAACGAGTTGGTCCAGGCGATCCGGGTGGTCGCGGCGGGCGAGGCGATGCTCGCGCCCAGCATCACCCGCAGGCTTCTCGACAAGTACGCGGACCATCTGCCCTCGGGCGAGGAGCCGGTGCCGGACACGCTGCACACGCTGACCGAGCGTGAGGTGGAGGTGCTCAAGCTGGTCGCGCGGGGGCTGTCCAATGCCGAGATCGCCGCGGATCTCTTCGTAAGTGAGACCACTGTCAAGACGCATGTGGGCCATGTGCTGACGAAGCTGGGCCTGCGGGACCGGGTGCAGGCCGCGGTGTACGCGTACGAGAGCGGTCTGGTGCGCCCCGGCGCGCAGTAG
- a CDS encoding ABC transporter substrate-binding protein, producing the protein MNRKTLVLPAVVGLLAPVLVACGGTQGGSAGGDAIVVGTTDQFIATDDAPAPLDPAYAYDTGSWSVLRQTVQTLMHAPRGGGAPVPEAAQSCDFTDKVSESYRCKLRSGLKFADGSPITAEDVKFSIQRVLDINPDSGTASLLANIDTIEANGDEVVFHLATPDATFPYKLSTPVAAILSKEKYEGKKLREGFQVDGSGPYTMKTETKDGHVSKVTFTKNPNYLGDIKLRNDKVELRSFADADAMGKALESGDIDMMTRAMSPEQIKSMSENPKEGIELTEMPGLEIRYLAFNTNDPSVKDKAVRQAMAAVVDRGHIAGKVYGSTAEPLYSLIPASIGAHTNSFYNKYGEPNRKKAAELLRKADITTPVKLKLHYTTDHYGTGTAKEFEALKQQLNATKLFDVTIEGTEWSKFVPAQKRGEYAVYGMGWFPDFPDPDSFIAPFLDKGNFLNTPYVSTEARELIPLSRKAADRTSASQAFTQIQEIVANDVPFLPLWQGKQYVAARSGVTGVERVVNSSSDLQLWELGHGGDA; encoded by the coding sequence ATGAACCGTAAGACTTTGGTGCTGCCGGCCGTGGTTGGCCTGCTCGCGCCTGTGCTTGTCGCCTGCGGCGGGACACAAGGCGGGTCCGCCGGCGGCGACGCCATTGTCGTGGGCACCACGGACCAGTTCATCGCCACCGACGACGCGCCCGCGCCGCTCGACCCGGCCTACGCCTACGACACCGGTTCGTGGAGCGTGCTGCGGCAGACCGTCCAGACCCTGATGCACGCCCCGCGCGGCGGCGGCGCGCCGGTGCCCGAAGCGGCCCAGTCGTGCGACTTCACGGACAAGGTCAGCGAGAGCTACCGCTGCAAGCTGCGCAGCGGGCTGAAGTTCGCCGACGGCAGCCCCATCACCGCGGAGGACGTGAAGTTCTCCATCCAGCGGGTCCTGGACATCAACCCCGACAGCGGCACGGCCTCCCTCCTCGCGAACATCGACACGATCGAAGCCAACGGCGACGAGGTGGTCTTCCATCTCGCCACGCCGGACGCGACCTTCCCGTACAAGCTCTCGACACCCGTCGCCGCGATCCTCAGCAAGGAGAAGTACGAGGGCAAGAAGCTCCGCGAGGGCTTCCAGGTCGACGGCTCCGGCCCGTACACCATGAAGACCGAGACCAAGGACGGCCACGTCTCCAAGGTCACCTTCACCAAGAACCCCAACTACCTGGGTGACATCAAGCTCCGCAACGACAAGGTCGAGCTGCGGTCCTTCGCGGACGCCGACGCCATGGGCAAGGCGCTCGAGTCCGGCGACATCGACATGATGACCCGGGCGATGTCGCCCGAGCAGATCAAGAGCATGTCCGAGAACCCGAAGGAAGGCATCGAGCTCACCGAGATGCCGGGTCTGGAGATCCGCTACCTCGCCTTCAACACCAACGACCCGTCGGTGAAGGACAAGGCCGTCCGCCAGGCCATGGCCGCTGTCGTCGACCGTGGTCACATCGCGGGCAAGGTGTACGGCTCCACCGCCGAGCCGCTCTACTCGCTGATCCCGGCGAGCATCGGGGCGCACACCAACTCCTTCTACAACAAGTACGGCGAGCCGAACCGGAAGAAGGCCGCGGAGCTGCTGCGCAAGGCCGACATCACCACCCCGGTGAAGCTGAAGCTCCATTACACGACCGACCATTACGGCACCGGTACGGCCAAGGAGTTCGAGGCGCTCAAGCAGCAGCTGAACGCCACCAAGCTCTTCGACGTCACCATCGAGGGCACCGAGTGGTCGAAGTTCGTCCCGGCCCAGAAGCGCGGTGAGTACGCGGTCTACGGAATGGGCTGGTTCCCCGACTTCCCGGACCCGGACAGCTTCATCGCGCCGTTCCTGGACAAGGGCAACTTCCTCAACACCCCGTACGTGAGCACCGAGGCGCGGGAACTCATCCCGCTGTCGCGCAAGGCCGCCGACCGCACCTCCGCGTCCCAGGCCTTCACGCAGATACAGGAGATCGTCGCCAACGACGTGCCTTTCCTGCCGCTGTGGCAGGGCAAGCAGTACGTCGCTGCCCGCAGTGGCGTCACCGGCGTCGAGCGGGTGGTCAACTCCAGCTCGGACCTTCAGCTGTGGGAGCTGGGCCACGGCGGCGACGCGTGA
- a CDS encoding MIP/aquaporin family protein encodes MSNSDIFIGELIGTAVLILLGGGVVAAVVLKRSKAQNAGWLAITFGWGFAVMIAVYMTGTLSGAHLNPAVTVGIAIKDSDWSHVPVYIAGQMAGAMLGAALVWIAYYGQFRAHLTDPEILAAPPHEEGLVTEEAAPKAGPVLGVFSTGPEIRVVWQNLATEIIGTAVLVLAVLTQGLNDSGKGLGVIGALIVAFTVVGIGLSLGGPTGYAINPARDLGPRIVHALLPLPNKGGSDWGYAWIPVVGPLVGGALAAGIYNLAFA; translated from the coding sequence GTGTCCAACTCCGACATCTTCATCGGCGAACTCATTGGTACCGCCGTACTCATCCTGCTCGGCGGCGGCGTGGTCGCCGCAGTCGTACTCAAGCGCTCGAAGGCGCAGAACGCCGGCTGGCTGGCGATCACCTTCGGGTGGGGCTTCGCGGTCATGATCGCGGTCTACATGACGGGCACACTGTCCGGCGCCCACCTGAACCCGGCTGTCACCGTCGGTATCGCGATCAAGGACAGCGACTGGAGCCACGTTCCGGTCTACATCGCCGGACAGATGGCCGGCGCCATGCTCGGTGCCGCCCTGGTCTGGATCGCGTACTACGGACAGTTCCGGGCCCACCTCACGGACCCGGAGATCCTCGCCGCGCCTCCGCACGAGGAAGGCCTGGTCACCGAAGAGGCCGCACCCAAGGCCGGACCGGTGCTCGGCGTGTTCTCCACCGGACCCGAGATCCGCGTGGTGTGGCAGAACCTGGCCACCGAGATCATCGGCACCGCCGTGCTGGTGCTCGCGGTACTGACGCAGGGCCTCAACGACAGCGGCAAGGGTCTGGGCGTCATCGGCGCACTGATCGTCGCGTTCACCGTCGTCGGCATCGGCCTCTCGCTCGGCGGCCCGACCGGCTACGCCATCAACCCCGCCCGTGACCTTGGTCCGCGCATCGTTCACGCCCTGCTGCCGCTGCCCAACAAGGGCGGCTCGGACTGGGGCTACGCCTGGATCCCGGTCGTCGGCCCGCTGGTCGGCGGAGCCCTCGCGGCAGGTATCTACAACCTCGCGTTCGCCTAA